A single window of Flavobacterium sp. 140616W15 DNA harbors:
- a CDS encoding efflux RND transporter periplasmic adaptor subunit → MKIKNLVYALLIIGIGGFIAYRIVSNKNKNDESKGQNNKNNPITVSGVVVDTQTFDNNLSLSGSIEANEQVEIRSEVSGIVEGIYFNEGSNVTKGQVLFKVNDLELKAQLKQATTKESLAAENARRAKLLLQKEAISQEEYDVAKADYASAQAQSQLIRAQIAKTAVKAPFSGKIGLRSISPGTYITPTVLVAKLVNTSKLKITFSIPEKYASQVRENSIITFTVSGSNTLYTAKIYAIEPEVAVETRTLQIRAIAENKDGKLFPGTFADVKLPLDIIKDAIVVPTEAIIPVQNGKKVFISNFGKAKEVMVETATRTDASILILSGLKKGDTVITSGVMSLKNDNPIKVKVKL, encoded by the coding sequence ATGAAAATAAAGAACCTTGTTTATGCCTTGCTAATAATCGGAATTGGAGGATTTATTGCCTATCGAATTGTATCCAATAAAAATAAGAATGACGAATCTAAAGGTCAGAATAATAAAAACAATCCAATTACTGTTTCTGGAGTTGTAGTAGATACTCAAACTTTTGATAATAATTTATCTTTATCAGGATCTATTGAAGCTAATGAACAAGTAGAAATTAGAAGTGAAGTTTCTGGAATTGTTGAAGGTATTTATTTTAATGAGGGAAGCAATGTGACTAAAGGTCAGGTTCTTTTTAAAGTGAATGATTTAGAATTGAAAGCACAATTAAAACAAGCGACTACCAAAGAGAGTTTAGCTGCAGAAAATGCTAGAAGAGCTAAATTGCTTTTGCAAAAAGAAGCAATTAGTCAGGAAGAATATGATGTTGCTAAAGCTGATTATGCTTCTGCACAAGCACAAAGTCAATTAATTCGCGCGCAAATTGCAAAAACAGCTGTAAAAGCTCCTTTTTCTGGAAAGATAGGATTGCGTTCTATTTCTCCAGGCACTTATATTACACCAACAGTCTTGGTTGCTAAATTGGTTAACACAAGTAAATTAAAAATTACATTCTCGATTCCAGAGAAATACGCAAGTCAAGTAAGAGAAAATTCAATTATTACCTTCACTGTTTCGGGATCTAATACATTATATACAGCAAAAATTTATGCAATAGAGCCAGAAGTTGCTGTAGAAACAAGAACGCTTCAGATTAGAGCTATTGCAGAAAATAAAGACGGTAAATTATTTCCAGGAACATTTGCTGATGTGAAATTACCATTAGATATTATAAAAGACGCAATCGTAGTTCCTACTGAAGCAATTATACCAGTGCAAAATGGTAAAAAAGTTTTTATCTCAAATTTTGGTAAAGCCAAAGAAGTAATGGTAGAAACAGCTACAAGAACTGATGCATCTATTTTGATTCTTTCGGGTTTAAAAAAGGGAGATACCGTTATAACAAGTGGTGTTATGTCATTAAAAAATGATAATCCAATTAAAGTAAAAGTTAAATTATAA
- a CDS encoding efflux RND transporter permease subunit has product MSLSTTSIRRPVLTIVLNLAIVLFGLIGYSFLGVREFPSIDPAQVSVRTNYTGANSDIIESQITEPLEKAINAIDGIRNITSSSVQGSSNITIEFNLDKNLEEAANDVRDKVSQAVRSLPQDIDAPPVVSKADANGESIISMTVQSDTRSALELSDYAENVISQRLETIPGVSGVQIWGQKRYAMRLWIDPIKLAAYGCTVSEVRNALNAQNVELPSGKLTGNNTELTVKTVGNLSKAEEFNNIIIRSEGEKIVRLSDIGRAELGPENTETKLSQSGLPMIGLAIVPMPGANYLDISKEFYKRYDALKKDLPKDIKLDIAIDSTLFVKKSVLEVAETLMISIVLVILIIFLFFRDWAIAFRPLIDIPVSLIATFFIMWLFGFSINVLTLLAIVLATGLVVDDGIVVTENIFKKVEEGMSPIEAAIKGSNEIFFAVISISVTLAAVFLPVIFLEGFVGRLFREFGVVIGAAVLISAFVSLTLTPMLNAYLMKGGEQKKSNFYLKTEPYFEKLNSGYAEALGRFMKKKWLSFPIIAICFGLIYLFFSILPKETAPYDDRSALVLSVTTPEGSSYEYTDRFMQELGQLIDDSIPEKKVSLVITSPGFGSSSVNSGRVRIALKEPNERTRSQREIAEKLTKWTKRYSEAKTSVTEQPTIAVNRRGGLPIQYIIQAPNFQKLQEKIPLFMEEANKNDTFSVTDVNLKFNKPEINVSIDREKAESLGISIIDIAQTLQLSLSGQRFGYFIKNGKQYQVIGQFDQKDRSKPLDLTSMFVKNKKGQLIQMDNVVTIEEQSNPPQLYHNNRYMSATISAGLAPGKSISDGIDAMNEIKAKVLDDTFTTDLGGESRDFVESSSNTSFAFGLALLLIFLILSAQFESFIDPLIIILTVPMAVAGALFSLWLFNQTWNIFSQIGTVMLIGLVTKNGILIVEFANQLREQGKPKLEAILEASEARLRPILMTSLAIALGALPIAMSLGAASTSRIGMGVVIVGGTIFSLVLTLFVIPAMYLMWSKARKHYPEFDHIEEYEKESSK; this is encoded by the coding sequence ATGAGTTTATCAACTACAAGTATAAGGAGGCCCGTATTAACAATTGTTTTAAATCTTGCAATTGTATTATTTGGTCTTATAGGATATAGCTTTTTAGGTGTAAGAGAGTTTCCGTCTATTGATCCAGCACAAGTTTCTGTTCGTACTAATTATACGGGAGCAAATTCGGATATTATAGAATCGCAAATTACTGAACCGCTTGAAAAAGCAATTAATGCCATTGATGGAATTAGAAATATTACTTCATCAAGTGTACAAGGAAGCAGTAATATTACTATCGAGTTTAATCTTGATAAAAACCTTGAAGAAGCAGCAAATGATGTTCGTGATAAGGTATCACAAGCAGTTAGAAGCTTACCTCAGGACATAGATGCTCCACCAGTTGTTTCTAAGGCCGATGCTAATGGTGAATCGATCATCTCTATGACAGTTCAGAGTGATACGCGTAGCGCTCTAGAATTAAGTGATTATGCTGAGAACGTTATTTCGCAGCGATTAGAAACAATTCCAGGGGTAAGTGGTGTTCAAATTTGGGGGCAAAAGCGTTATGCAATGCGTTTATGGATTGATCCTATAAAGCTAGCTGCATATGGATGTACAGTTTCAGAAGTTCGTAATGCCTTAAATGCTCAGAATGTTGAGTTGCCTTCTGGGAAACTTACAGGGAATAATACAGAGTTAACGGTAAAAACAGTTGGTAATTTATCTAAAGCTGAAGAATTCAACAATATAATTATTCGTTCTGAAGGCGAAAAAATAGTTCGTTTAAGCGATATTGGACGTGCTGAATTGGGACCTGAAAATACAGAAACAAAACTGAGCCAATCTGGGCTTCCTATGATAGGTCTTGCAATTGTGCCTATGCCAGGAGCTAATTACCTTGATATTTCTAAAGAGTTTTACAAAAGATACGATGCGCTAAAAAAAGATCTTCCTAAAGATATTAAACTTGATATAGCAATTGATAGTACTCTTTTTGTTAAGAAATCGGTTTTAGAAGTTGCCGAAACCTTAATGATATCTATTGTTCTGGTTATCTTAATTATCTTTTTATTTTTTAGAGATTGGGCAATTGCATTCAGACCTTTAATTGATATCCCTGTTTCTTTAATAGCAACATTTTTTATAATGTGGCTCTTTGGATTTTCGATTAACGTATTGACATTATTGGCAATTGTTCTAGCAACAGGACTTGTAGTTGATGATGGAATTGTGGTAACAGAGAATATCTTTAAGAAAGTTGAAGAGGGAATGTCACCAATTGAAGCTGCTATCAAAGGATCAAATGAAATTTTCTTTGCTGTAATATCTATTTCAGTAACATTAGCGGCGGTATTTTTACCAGTAATATTTCTGGAAGGATTTGTAGGGCGGCTATTTCGAGAGTTTGGTGTTGTAATTGGTGCAGCAGTATTAATTTCGGCATTCGTTTCTTTAACGTTGACTCCAATGTTAAACGCTTATTTGATGAAAGGTGGCGAGCAAAAAAAGTCAAATTTCTATCTTAAAACTGAACCTTATTTTGAAAAATTAAATAGTGGCTATGCTGAAGCATTAGGTCGTTTTATGAAGAAAAAATGGTTAAGCTTTCCTATTATTGCTATCTGTTTTGGTTTGATTTATTTGTTTTTTAGCATTTTACCAAAAGAAACTGCTCCGTATGATGATCGAAGCGCACTTGTTTTAAGTGTTACTACACCTGAGGGATCTTCATATGAATATACTGATCGATTTATGCAAGAACTAGGACAGCTGATTGATGACTCGATTCCAGAGAAAAAAGTAAGTTTAGTAATTACTTCTCCAGGATTTGGATCTTCGTCTGTAAATAGCGGAAGAGTTAGAATTGCGCTTAAAGAGCCTAATGAAAGAACTCGTTCTCAAAGAGAAATTGCTGAAAAATTGACCAAATGGACCAAAAGATATTCTGAAGCAAAAACCTCAGTAACGGAGCAGCCTACTATTGCAGTAAATCGTCGTGGAGGATTGCCTATTCAATATATTATCCAGGCACCTAATTTTCAGAAATTACAAGAGAAGATTCCTTTGTTCATGGAGGAAGCTAATAAAAATGATACTTTTTCGGTAACAGATGTAAACTTAAAATTTAATAAGCCTGAAATTAATGTAAGTATCGATCGTGAAAAAGCTGAAAGTTTAGGTATTTCTATTATTGATATTGCACAAACATTACAGCTTTCTTTAAGTGGTCAACGTTTTGGTTATTTTATTAAAAACGGAAAACAATATCAGGTAATTGGGCAATTTGATCAAAAAGATAGATCTAAACCATTGGATTTGACTTCGATGTTTGTGAAAAACAAAAAAGGACAATTAATACAAATGGATAATGTAGTTACAATTGAGGAGCAAAGTAATCCTCCACAATTGTATCATAACAATAGATATATGTCGGCTACCATTTCGGCTGGTTTAGCTCCGGGAAAAAGTATCAGTGACGGAATTGACGCTATGAATGAGATAAAAGCTAAAGTTTTAGATGATACTTTTACTACTGATTTAGGAGGAGAATCACGAGATTTTGTTGAAAGTAGCTCTAATACTTCATTTGCATTTGGATTGGCTTTATTATTAATATTCTTGATATTATCAGCCCAGTTTGAGAGTTTTATCGATCCACTTATTATTATTTTGACTGTACCGATGGCTGTTGCAGGAGCTTTATTTTCATTATGGTTATTTAATCAAACATGGAATATCTTTAGCCAAATCGGAACCGTAATGCTGATTGGTTTGGTTACCAAGAATGGTATTTTAATTGTTGAATTTGCTAATCAATTGAGAGAACAGGGCAAGCCTAAATTAGAGGCTATTTTAGAAGCATCAGAAGCTCGATTAAGACCAATTTTAATGACGAGTTTGGCAATTGCATTAGGTGCTTTGCCGATTGCAATGTCACTTGGAGCAGCTTCTACAAGCCGTATAGGAATGGGAGTTGTTATTGTTGGAGGTACTATTTTTTCTTTAGTTCTTACTTTATTTGTAATTCCAGCAATGTATTTAATGTGGTCTAAAGCCCGTAAGCATTATCCTGAGTTTGACCATATAGAAGAATACGAAAAAGAAAGTAGTAAATAA
- a CDS encoding TolC family protein: MYTKTLFKCLVLLLFCVVKSNAQEVLTIENAVKIALDNNFEIKIASNNLKINETNVAIGNAGMLPKVTASVVDNNSIQNTSQIRQDGTSTSLSNAKNNSLNYGVGLDWTIFDGMRMFAQLDQLKELQKLGDAELRRTILVKVGQVNSTYYDLVQQQQQLAALDTTIVISKQRLTLAQNRFSIGKASKLEVLNAQVDLNTDQVSLLRQKELYANTKILLNQILARDSKIDFKVMDQVVVDNTLILNNLQELAKQQNPQLQSQIINIRIAELQLKQVKANRYPTVKLNTGYNFAESHSSLGFTSESTARGLNYGFSASLNLFDGFAQHRNEKISKLQIDNTKFALEQQNQILSTQLATSYQTYLTNLELINLEENNEAIAKQNLDITLDKFRIGTITTLEFRTAQLNYVNAKVRYSNAQFEAKLSEIALKELAGNISF; this comes from the coding sequence ATGTACACTAAAACTCTATTTAAATGCTTGGTTTTGTTACTTTTTTGTGTTGTAAAAAGCAATGCACAAGAAGTTCTTACTATAGAAAATGCAGTTAAAATAGCATTAGATAATAATTTTGAAATAAAAATAGCCTCAAATAATTTAAAAATTAATGAAACTAATGTGGCAATAGGAAATGCTGGGATGCTCCCAAAAGTAACAGCTAGCGTTGTAGATAATAATAGCATTCAAAACACATCTCAAATTCGTCAGGACGGAACTTCGACTTCATTGAGTAATGCAAAAAATAATAGCTTAAACTATGGTGTCGGATTAGATTGGACCATATTTGATGGTATGCGAATGTTTGCTCAATTGGATCAGCTTAAAGAGCTTCAAAAATTAGGTGACGCTGAATTAAGACGCACTATTTTAGTAAAAGTTGGACAAGTAAATTCAACATACTATGATTTGGTTCAACAGCAACAACAATTAGCGGCTTTGGATACTACTATTGTAATTTCTAAGCAAAGACTGACTTTGGCTCAAAATAGATTTTCTATTGGGAAGGCTTCAAAATTAGAGGTGTTAAATGCTCAAGTTGACTTAAATACGGATCAAGTTTCTTTATTGAGACAAAAGGAATTATATGCAAACACAAAGATTTTATTGAATCAGATTTTAGCTAGAGATTCCAAAATTGACTTTAAAGTTATGGATCAAGTTGTTGTAGATAATACTTTAATTTTAAATAATTTACAAGAATTAGCTAAACAACAAAATCCGCAATTGCAATCTCAAATTATAAATATTAGGATTGCCGAATTACAGTTAAAACAAGTAAAAGCAAACCGCTACCCTACTGTTAAATTAAATACAGGTTATAATTTTGCAGAGAGTCATTCTAGTTTAGGTTTTACAAGTGAATCTACTGCTAGAGGACTAAATTATGGTTTTAGTGCTTCTCTGAATTTATTCGATGGTTTTGCTCAACATAGAAACGAAAAAATTTCTAAGCTACAAATCGATAATACTAAATTTGCTTTAGAGCAACAAAATCAAATTTTAAGTACACAATTAGCTACTTCTTATCAAACTTATCTAACGAACTTAGAGTTGATTAATTTAGAAGAAAATAATGAAGCTATTGCTAAACAAAACTTAGATATTACTCTGGATAAATTTCGTATTGGAACCATTACCACTCTTGAATTTAGAACGGCACAGCTTAATTATGTGAATGCAAAAGTGCGTTATAGTAATGCTCAATTTGAAGCAAAATTATCTGAAATCGCTTTAAAAGAATTAGCAGGAAATATTAGTTTTTAG
- a CDS encoding bestrophin family protein, giving the protein MISYNTKDWFTFIFHFHKSDTVRKLFPIMIAIAIYSSAVGYLEIYYFKIGKNDYIQNIPIMHGMLGFVISLLLVFRTNTAYDRWWEGRKQWGSLVNNSRNLAIKLSAILKDENDRKFFRKFIPVYADVLHKHLHDSETGKQLFEDVDLEIDHHKHKPNQVKRIMYHKINDLYDAKKISGEQLIIINDEFKAFTDVCGACERIKNTPIPYSYSAFIKKFIFFYIMTLPFGYSISLGYYVAPVVVFVFYVLASLELIAEEIEDPFGEDENDLPTKKIAENIKKHVEELI; this is encoded by the coding sequence ATGATATCATATAATACGAAAGACTGGTTTACTTTTATTTTTCATTTCCATAAATCAGATACTGTTAGGAAATTATTCCCTATCATGATTGCTATCGCAATTTACTCTAGTGCAGTTGGTTATCTTGAAATTTACTATTTTAAGATAGGTAAAAACGACTATATTCAGAATATTCCGATTATGCATGGAATGCTTGGTTTTGTAATTTCGTTGTTATTAGTATTTCGAACAAATACTGCTTATGATCGCTGGTGGGAAGGTCGAAAACAATGGGGAAGTCTTGTAAATAATAGCCGTAATCTGGCAATTAAACTTTCGGCAATCTTAAAAGATGAAAATGACAGGAAGTTTTTTAGAAAATTTATTCCTGTATATGCTGATGTTTTACACAAGCATTTGCATGATTCAGAAACTGGAAAACAGCTTTTTGAAGATGTAGATTTAGAAATAGATCATCATAAACACAAACCAAACCAGGTAAAGAGAATCATGTATCATAAAATAAATGATTTGTATGATGCTAAGAAAATATCTGGTGAACAACTCATTATCATAAATGATGAGTTCAAAGCTTTTACTGATGTTTGTGGTGCTTGCGAGAGAATAAAAAACACTCCTATTCCCTACTCTTACAGTGCATTTATCAAAAAATTCATATTCTTTTATATAATGACTTTGCCTTTTGGTTACTCTATTAGTCTGGGTTATTATGTTGCTCCTGTGGTTGTTTTTGTTTTTTATGTGCTAGCGAGTTTAGAGCTTATTGCCGAAGAAATAGAAGATCCATTTGGTGAAGATGAAAATGATTTGCCTACTAAAAAAATTGCTGAAAATATTAAAAAACATGTTGAAGAGTTGATTTAA
- a CDS encoding AraC family transcriptional regulator N-terminal domain-containing protein, which yields MNNQPFLINPLQLSKEKSLKTLVENRTIYNLNHCELNIFETYQSSTLVPLKFDDLVVTSMLRGKKIMHLFEDPEFEYLPGQTVVVPANVEMKIDFPEATRNNPTQCLALAIEQSKITETLNFLNERYPKENDLLWQLNYQNYFFYNNVDMAAAINKLIKECMSTSITKDILADLTLKELLIRIIQTQTVKSIDEGIIIQANNPIKEVTEFIKQNLKENMNLKSLSEKACMSTASFYRFFKRELGMSPIEFILNEKIKCAKKLLKNPSIQINEVCYLSGFEDANYFIRLFKKHEGITPKQYQLLFIN from the coding sequence ATGAATAATCAGCCTTTCTTAATAAATCCGCTCCAATTATCAAAAGAGAAATCCTTAAAAACTCTGGTTGAAAACAGGACGATTTATAACTTGAATCATTGTGAGTTAAATATCTTCGAAACATATCAATCTTCTACTTTAGTTCCTTTAAAGTTTGATGATTTGGTTGTAACTAGTATGCTGAGAGGAAAAAAGATAATGCATCTTTTTGAAGATCCTGAATTTGAATATTTACCTGGGCAAACTGTTGTTGTTCCTGCAAACGTAGAAATGAAAATTGATTTTCCGGAAGCAACAAGAAATAATCCTACGCAATGTCTAGCTTTAGCTATTGAACAATCTAAGATTACAGAGACATTAAATTTCTTAAACGAAAGATATCCCAAAGAAAATGATCTGCTTTGGCAATTAAATTATCAAAATTATTTTTTTTATAATAATGTTGACATGGCCGCTGCTATCAATAAGCTCATTAAAGAATGCATGAGTACATCTATTACTAAAGATATTTTAGCAGATTTAACCCTCAAAGAATTATTGATTCGTATTATACAAACGCAAACGGTAAAATCTATTGATGAAGGAATAATTATTCAAGCTAATAATCCAATAAAAGAAGTTACAGAATTTATCAAGCAGAACTTGAAAGAAAATATGAATCTAAAGAGCCTGAGTGAGAAAGCTTGTATGAGTACAGCCTCTTTCTATCGTTTTTTTAAGAGAGAATTAGGAATGAGTCCGATAGAATTTATATTGAATGAAAAAATAAAATGTGCCAAAAAGTTATTAAAAAACCCTTCAATACAAATTAACGAAGTCTGCTATTTATCGGGATTTGAAGATGCTAATTATTTTATCAGGCTATTTAAAAAACACGAAGGAATTACGCCAAAGCAATATCAGTTGTTGTTTATTAATTAG
- a CDS encoding DUF779 domain-containing protein, with amino-acid sequence MIKRIDASEKAIELIKILKEKHGELMFYQAGGCCEGTQPQCFEKGGFYQRTGDVCIGTIENTEFWVDKDLFEYWKHAHFTLNVIDAFGVGGFSLETPLKKTFQIEYRIFTEEEEKELEPVKIII; translated from the coding sequence ATGATAAAAAGAATTGATGCTTCAGAAAAGGCTATTGAATTGATAAAAATACTAAAAGAAAAACATGGTGAATTAATGTTTTATCAAGCTGGCGGATGTTGTGAAGGAACACAACCACAATGTTTTGAGAAAGGTGGCTTTTATCAACGGACAGGAGACGTATGCATTGGAACAATTGAAAACACTGAATTTTGGGTTGATAAAGATTTATTCGAATATTGGAAACATGCGCATTTTACACTCAATGTAATTGATGCATTTGGAGTAGGTGGATTCTCATTGGAAACACCATTAAAAAAAACATTTCAAATAGAATATCGAATTTTCACTGAAGAAGAAGAGAAGGAGTTAGAGCCTGTTAAAATTATTATTTAA
- the adhP gene encoding alcohol dehydrogenase AdhP, with product MLPKTMKAAVVREFGSLLKIEEVEVKRPGKNEILVKVIASGVCHTDLHAVEGDWPVKPKMPLIPGHEAVGYVVALGQDVKNVKEGDAVGVPWLYSACGDCDQCITGWETLCDTQQNGGYSLDGGFAEYVIADARYVGILPSNVNFMEMAPILCAGVTVYKGLKETEVKPGEWVAISGIGGLGHVAVQYAKAMGMHVAAIDVADDKLDLAKKLGADLVVNAKNQNPGEFLKKEVGGMHGALITAVSPIAFKQGLETLRRKGTMALNGLPPGNFDLSIFDTVLNRITIRGSIVGTRKDMKEAIEFATEGKVKATITPAKLEDVNDVFDKMKKGQIEGRVVLEIAKP from the coding sequence ATGTTGCCAAAAACAATGAAAGCCGCAGTTGTAAGAGAATTTGGTTCTCTTTTAAAAATTGAAGAAGTTGAAGTAAAACGCCCAGGAAAAAACGAAATTCTTGTAAAAGTTATTGCAAGTGGAGTTTGTCATACCGATTTACACGCCGTAGAAGGAGATTGGCCTGTAAAACCTAAAATGCCTTTAATCCCAGGACACGAAGCCGTAGGTTATGTTGTAGCTCTAGGTCAGGATGTGAAAAATGTAAAAGAAGGTGATGCTGTAGGTGTACCATGGCTTTATAGCGCTTGTGGAGACTGTGATCAGTGTATTACAGGCTGGGAAACCTTATGCGATACCCAACAAAATGGAGGTTATAGCTTAGATGGAGGTTTTGCCGAATATGTAATTGCCGATGCAAGATATGTTGGTATTCTACCATCAAATGTAAATTTCATGGAAATGGCACCAATACTATGTGCTGGAGTAACAGTGTACAAAGGGCTAAAAGAAACTGAGGTAAAACCAGGAGAATGGGTTGCTATATCTGGAATTGGAGGCTTAGGTCACGTTGCTGTACAATACGCAAAAGCAATGGGAATGCATGTTGCTGCAATTGATGTTGCCGATGATAAACTTGATTTAGCCAAAAAACTTGGAGCAGACTTAGTAGTAAATGCAAAAAATCAAAATCCTGGAGAATTTTTAAAAAAGGAAGTGGGTGGAATGCATGGGGCATTAATTACGGCTGTTTCGCCTATAGCTTTCAAGCAAGGTCTTGAAACTTTAAGACGAAAAGGTACGATGGCACTTAACGGACTCCCTCCAGGAAACTTTGATTTATCAATTTTTGATACTGTTTTAAACAGAATTACAATTCGTGGTTCAATTGTAGGTACACGTAAGGACATGAAAGAAGCAATAGAATTTGCTACAGAAGGAAAAGTAAAAGCGACAATCACTCCTGCAAAATTAGAAGATGTAAATGATGTATTTGATAAAATGAAAAAGGGACAAATTGAAGGAAGGGTTGTACTTGAAATCGCTAAACCTTAA
- a CDS encoding aldehyde dehydrogenase family protein: MSTLVKRPEFKVKYDNYIGGKFVAPIKGEYFDVISPIDGKVFTKAAHSGKEDIDLAVDTAYEAFKTWGKTSVTERSILLNKIAQKIEDNLEYIAAVETVDNGKPVRETLAADIPLAIDHFRYFAGVIRAEESSIAELDSQTVSIALSEPLGVVAQIIPWNFPILMAVWKIAPALAAGNTIVLKPAESTPISILVLMELIGDILPPGVLNIVNGFGAELGRPLVTNKKVSKAAFTGSTTTGRLVMQYATENIIPVTLELGGKSPNIFFPSIADHDDDFFDKAIEGAVLFALNQGEICTCPSRLLVHEDIYDKFIKRVIERTEAIIAGNPLDKTTMIGAQTSIVQKEKILSYIKLGKEEGAELLTGGAENNLGGDLEGGYYIKPTLFKGNNKMRIFQEEIFGPVLAVTTFKTTEEAIAIANDTMYGLGAGVWTRDAHEIYQVPRAIQSGRVWINQYHSYPAGAPFGGYKQSGIGRENHKMMLGQYRQTKNMLISYDKKKLGFF, translated from the coding sequence ATGAGTACTCTAGTAAAAAGACCTGAATTTAAGGTAAAATACGATAATTACATTGGTGGAAAATTTGTAGCACCAATAAAAGGAGAATATTTTGATGTAATTTCTCCTATAGACGGTAAAGTTTTTACAAAAGCAGCACATTCTGGGAAAGAAGATATTGATTTAGCTGTAGATACTGCCTATGAAGCATTTAAAACATGGGGAAAAACCTCAGTAACTGAACGTAGCATTTTACTAAATAAGATAGCGCAAAAAATAGAAGATAATTTAGAATATATCGCCGCTGTAGAAACTGTTGATAACGGAAAACCAGTACGAGAAACACTAGCTGCTGATATCCCATTAGCCATAGATCATTTTAGATATTTTGCAGGAGTAATACGTGCTGAAGAAAGCTCAATTGCAGAATTAGATTCACAAACAGTTTCAATTGCTTTAAGTGAACCATTAGGAGTAGTAGCACAAATTATTCCTTGGAATTTTCCAATTTTAATGGCAGTCTGGAAAATTGCTCCAGCATTAGCCGCTGGAAATACAATTGTCTTAAAACCTGCTGAAAGTACTCCAATTTCTATATTAGTATTAATGGAACTTATAGGCGATATTCTTCCACCAGGAGTATTAAATATCGTGAACGGATTTGGTGCAGAGCTTGGAAGACCATTGGTTACAAATAAAAAAGTATCAAAAGCTGCATTTACAGGTTCTACAACCACAGGTCGATTAGTGATGCAATATGCTACCGAAAATATAATTCCAGTTACACTAGAACTAGGAGGAAAATCACCTAATATCTTCTTTCCATCTATAGCCGATCATGACGATGATTTCTTCGATAAAGCCATAGAAGGAGCCGTTTTGTTTGCATTGAATCAAGGAGAAATCTGTACTTGCCCATCTAGGTTATTAGTTCATGAAGATATCTATGATAAATTTATCAAAAGAGTGATAGAAAGAACTGAAGCTATTATTGCAGGGAATCCATTGGATAAAACAACAATGATAGGAGCACAAACATCTATTGTACAAAAAGAAAAAATCCTTTCTTATATAAAATTAGGAAAAGAAGAAGGCGCAGAACTACTTACCGGTGGTGCAGAAAATAATTTAGGAGGAGACCTGGAAGGTGGCTATTACATCAAACCTACTTTATTTAAAGGAAATAATAAAATGAGAATCTTTCAGGAAGAAATTTTCGGACCTGTCCTAGCTGTAACCACGTTTAAAACTACCGAAGAAGCTATTGCTATTGCAAATGATACAATGTACGGCTTAGGAGCTGGAGTTTGGACACGTGATGCACATGAAATTTATCAAGTACCAAGAGCGATTCAATCCGGAAGAGTTTGGATAAATCAGTACCATTCATACCCAGCAGGCGCACCGTTTGGAGGATACAAACAATCTGGAATAGGTCGTGAAAACCACAAAATGATGCTAGGACAATACCGCCAAACTAAAAACATGCTAATTTCTTATGACAAAAAGAAATTAGGTTTCTTTTAA
- a CDS encoding TetR/AcrR family transcriptional regulator: MARKKEFDPVEKLEIARDVFWEKGYHITSMEDLVTHMQVNRRSMYDTYGDKHKLFIESLCNYALETFEEYKLAAHGENSPLKAIKLILNKAIKRSFEENKVCMIVKTSFEVGALDSDILELLKQLNQKLILIFEDLIVLAQEQNEVGKNKNAKESAQFIVGSLAGLWQMQILYNDLEMVQKMAKRLIESLE, from the coding sequence ATGGCACGTAAAAAAGAATTTGATCCCGTTGAAAAGTTAGAAATAGCAAGAGATGTCTTTTGGGAAAAGGGATATCATATAACTTCCATGGAAGATTTGGTTACTCATATGCAGGTAAATCGCAGAAGTATGTATGATACCTATGGAGACAAACACAAACTATTTATTGAAAGTTTGTGCAATTATGCTTTAGAGACTTTTGAAGAATACAAATTGGCTGCCCATGGCGAAAACTCTCCATTAAAAGCTATAAAACTAATTCTGAATAAGGCTATAAAACGTTCATTTGAAGAAAATAAAGTTTGCATGATTGTTAAGACTTCTTTTGAGGTTGGTGCTCTAGATTCTGACATTTTGGAATTATTGAAACAATTAAACCAAAAGTTGATTCTAATTTTTGAAGATTTAATTGTTTTAGCACAAGAACAGAATGAAGTTGGAAAAAATAAAAATGCAAAAGAATCTGCGCAATTTATTGTTGGTTCATTGGCAGGATTATGGCAAATGCAGATTTTATATAATGACTTAGAAATGGTTCAAAAAATGGCAAAACGCCTTATCGAAAGCTTAGAATAA